A single genomic interval of Bacillota bacterium harbors:
- a CDS encoding ABC transporter ATP-binding protein, translated as MATPLLELEHVTKRFGGLLATHDVSFAVEPGEVVFIIGPNGAGKTTLFNLITGYLHPDAGAIRFRGQPIHGLPPYRITALGVGRTFQIPKPLTHLSVLENVMLGAFLHAGSHAEAERRALQVLQWLEMGDLARMEAGGLPVASLKRLEVARALATGAQLLLLDEVVAGLSPAEADAFVGILRRLPEMGVTAVGGVEHIMRVVVSIADRVIVLDHGTQLAAGRPEEVVRDPAVIEAYLGSKFARREGAP; from the coding sequence ATCGCCACGCCACTCCTCGAGCTCGAGCATGTGACGAAGCGCTTCGGCGGGCTCCTGGCCACCCACGACGTCAGCTTCGCCGTGGAGCCGGGTGAGGTCGTCTTCATCATCGGCCCGAACGGGGCGGGAAAGACGACGCTCTTCAACCTGATCACCGGCTACCTCCACCCCGACGCGGGCGCCATCCGCTTCCGCGGCCAGCCCATCCACGGCCTGCCGCCCTACCGGATCACGGCGCTGGGCGTGGGGCGTACCTTCCAGATCCCCAAGCCGCTGACCCACCTGAGCGTGCTGGAGAACGTCATGCTGGGCGCCTTCCTGCACGCCGGCTCCCACGCCGAGGCCGAGCGGCGCGCGCTCCAGGTGCTCCAGTGGCTGGAAATGGGCGACCTGGCCCGGATGGAGGCGGGCGGGCTGCCGGTGGCCTCGCTCAAGCGGCTGGAGGTGGCGCGCGCCCTGGCGACGGGCGCCCAGCTCCTCCTCCTGGACGAGGTGGTGGCGGGGCTCAGCCCCGCCGAGGCCGACGCCTTCGTCGGCATCCTCCGCCGCCTGCCCGAGATGGGCGTCACCGCCGTGGGCGGCGTGGAGCACATCATGCGCGTCGTCGTCTCCATCGCCGACCGCGTCATCGTCCTCGACCACGGCACCCAGCTGGCCGCCGGCCGCCCCGAGGAAGTGGTCCGCGACCCGGCGGTCATCGAGGCCTACCTGGGCAGCAAGTTCGCGCGGAGGGAGGGAGCGCCGTGA
- the acs gene encoding acetate--CoA ligase — MALERRPEAGPSEAEIAVHWKEEEYYYPRPEFIAQANLADPAMYERFSLENFPDCFKAYADLLDWTKYWETTLDTSNPPFWRWFVGGRLNASVNCVDRHLARHRNKTAIHFVPEPEDEPIQHVTYQELYLRVNEFAALLRDFAGLKRGDRVTIHMPMVAELPIAMLACARLGVIHSVVFAGFSGKACGERAADSGSRVLITMDAYWRSGKLLDHKEKADVAVEEAAKLGHTIEKVLVWQRYPGRLSSPTPLVEGRDYVVNDLLRDFRHRLVEPEEVRAEEPLFLMYTSGSTGKPKGVQHSTGGYLAYVAGTAKFYQDIHPEDVYWCMADIGWITGHSYIVYGPLALGASTVVYEGTPTWPDAGRPWRIAEELGVNIFHTSPTAIRGLRKAGPEEPLKYNYHFKHMTTVGEPIEPDVWRWYYDVVGKGEAVIVDTWWQTETGGFLCTTAPALHPMKPGSAGPGVLGIHPVIYDDEGNEIPAGSGRAGNICIRNPWPGQMQTIWGDPERYVRTYYARYCKNPASKDWRDWPYMAGDGAVQAADGYIRILGRIDDVINVAGHRLGTKEIENAALTVPEVAEAAVVAARDEIKGIMPELYVVLHPGYAPSEELRQRIVDAVAREISPIAKPRNVYVVPDMPKTRSGKIMRRILAAISDGREDVGDVTTLADPDVVETIKNMVQGRG; from the coding sequence ATGGCGTTGGAGCGGAGACCGGAGGCGGGACCGTCGGAGGCCGAGATCGCCGTCCACTGGAAGGAGGAGGAGTACTACTACCCGCGTCCCGAGTTCATCGCCCAGGCCAACCTGGCCGATCCGGCCATGTACGAGCGCTTCAGCCTGGAGAACTTTCCCGACTGTTTCAAGGCGTACGCCGACCTGCTCGACTGGACCAAGTACTGGGAGACGACGCTGGACACCTCGAACCCGCCCTTCTGGCGCTGGTTCGTGGGCGGGCGGCTCAACGCCAGCGTCAACTGCGTCGACCGCCACCTGGCGCGGCACCGGAACAAGACCGCCATCCACTTCGTGCCCGAGCCCGAGGACGAGCCCATCCAGCACGTCACCTACCAGGAGCTCTACCTGCGCGTCAACGAGTTTGCCGCCCTCCTGCGCGACTTCGCGGGCCTGAAGCGGGGCGACCGCGTCACCATCCACATGCCCATGGTGGCCGAGCTGCCCATCGCCATGCTGGCCTGCGCCCGCCTGGGCGTCATCCACTCCGTCGTCTTCGCAGGCTTCAGCGGCAAGGCCTGCGGCGAGCGCGCGGCCGACTCCGGCAGCCGGGTGCTGATCACCATGGACGCCTACTGGCGCAGCGGCAAGCTCCTCGACCACAAGGAGAAGGCCGACGTGGCGGTGGAGGAGGCGGCCAAGCTCGGCCACACCATCGAGAAGGTGCTGGTCTGGCAGCGCTACCCCGGCCGCCTCTCCAGCCCGACGCCGCTGGTGGAGGGGCGCGACTACGTGGTCAACGACCTGCTGCGCGACTTCCGCCACCGCCTGGTGGAGCCCGAGGAGGTGCGCGCCGAGGAGCCGCTCTTTCTCATGTACACCAGCGGCTCCACGGGCAAGCCCAAGGGCGTCCAGCACAGCACCGGCGGCTACCTGGCCTACGTCGCGGGGACGGCCAAGTTCTACCAGGACATCCATCCCGAGGACGTCTACTGGTGTATGGCCGACATCGGCTGGATCACCGGCCACTCCTACATCGTCTACGGGCCGCTGGCGCTGGGCGCCTCCACCGTCGTCTACGAGGGGACGCCCACCTGGCCCGACGCGGGACGACCCTGGCGGATCGCCGAGGAGCTGGGGGTCAACATCTTCCATACCTCGCCCACGGCCATCCGCGGGCTGCGCAAGGCCGGCCCGGAAGAGCCGCTCAAGTACAACTACCACTTCAAGCACATGACCACCGTGGGCGAGCCCATCGAGCCCGACGTCTGGCGCTGGTACTACGACGTGGTGGGCAAGGGCGAGGCGGTCATCGTCGACACCTGGTGGCAGACGGAGACGGGGGGCTTCCTCTGCACCACGGCGCCGGCGCTCCACCCCATGAAGCCGGGCAGCGCCGGGCCGGGCGTCCTGGGCATCCACCCCGTCATCTACGACGACGAGGGGAACGAGATCCCGGCGGGCTCGGGTCGCGCGGGCAACATCTGCATCCGCAACCCCTGGCCCGGCCAGATGCAGACCATCTGGGGCGACCCCGAGCGCTACGTCCGCACCTACTACGCCCGCTACTGCAAGAACCCGGCCAGCAAGGACTGGCGCGACTGGCCCTACATGGCCGGCGACGGGGCGGTTCAGGCGGCCGACGGCTACATCCGCATCCTGGGCCGCATCGACGACGTGATCAACGTGGCGGGCCACCGCCTGGGCACCAAGGAGATCGAGAACGCCGCCCTCACCGTGCCCGAGGTGGCCGAGGCGGCGGTGGTGGCCGCGCGCGACGAGATCAAGGGCATCATGCCGGAGCTCTACGTGGTCCTCCACCCCGGCTACGCGCCCAGCGAGGAGCTGCGCCAGCGCATCGTCGACGCGGTGGCGCGCGAGATCAGCCCCATCGCCAAGCCGCGCAACGTCTACGTGGTCCCCGACATGCCCAAGACGCGCTCGGGCAAGATCATGCGCCGCATCCTGGCCGCCATCTCCGACGGCCGGGAGGACGTGGGCGACGTCACCACCCTGGCCGATCCCGACGTGGTGGAGACGATCAAGAACATGGTCCAAGGAAGGGGATGA
- a CDS encoding ABC transporter ATP-binding protein: MTATRPKAEPLLEVRGVTAFYGDFQALWGVDLEVREGEVVTLLGANGAGKTTTLRVVSGLLRPASGSVRFAGEEITGRPAHRIVELGIAHVPEGRQLFPLMSVEENLLLGGRVPRVRARRQANLERMVELFPILGERRRQAAGTLSGGEQQMLAIARALMSEPRLLLLDEPSLGLAPRVTEEVFATVRAVAARGVTVLLVEQNVLEALEISDRGYVIEHGRIVRAGPAAELARDAAIREAYLGL; the protein is encoded by the coding sequence GTGACCGCCACCCGCCCCAAGGCCGAGCCGCTCCTGGAGGTGCGCGGCGTCACCGCCTTCTACGGCGACTTCCAGGCGCTCTGGGGCGTCGACCTGGAGGTGCGCGAGGGCGAGGTGGTGACGCTCCTGGGCGCCAACGGGGCGGGGAAGACCACCACCCTGCGCGTCGTCTCCGGCCTCCTCCGCCCTGCCTCCGGCTCCGTCCGCTTCGCCGGCGAGGAGATCACCGGCCGCCCCGCCCACCGCATCGTCGAGCTGGGCATCGCCCACGTGCCCGAGGGGCGCCAGCTCTTCCCGCTGATGAGCGTGGAGGAGAACCTCCTGCTGGGCGGCCGCGTCCCGCGCGTGCGCGCGCGCCGCCAAGCCAATCTGGAGCGGATGGTGGAGCTCTTCCCCATCCTGGGCGAGCGGCGCCGCCAGGCGGCGGGGACGCTCTCGGGCGGCGAGCAGCAGATGCTGGCCATCGCCCGCGCGCTCATGTCCGAGCCCCGCCTGCTCCTGTTGGACGAGCCCTCGCTGGGCCTGGCGCCGCGGGTGACGGAGGAGGTCTTCGCCACCGTCCGCGCCGTCGCCGCGCGAGGCGTCACCGTCCTCCTGGTGGAGCAGAACGTGCTGGAGGCGCTGGAGATCTCCGACCGCGGCTACGTCATCGAGCACGGGCGGATCGTCCGTGCCGGCCCGGCCGCGGAGCTCGCCCGCGACGCGGCCATCCGCGAGGCCTACCTGGGGCTCTAG